CCCAAGATCCAATGCCACGATCAGATATTTATCATGGACAGTTCATTAATTTACAGTGAAATGTAAaggttgttttcttcttctttggaaaGCAGCTTAATCTGCAGAAACTTCAATCAAAGCCAACCACAATATATAACACATGCATTACTGAATATTAAGGCATAAACCAGTGGATTTGAATATATAACCCCTAACAGTATTTTGTGGCAAGGTATTAATCCATGACAGGTACAACTTGTTAGCATCCACAACTACCAATACCCATAATTTGCTTTCGGATTCCGCTGGTTGTTTACATTCAGGGTGGTAGAGCCAGAAGGTGTATATATAGATGCAAGTCCATCCTGTATCTTTCATCCACATCCAAAGGTCTTTGTCAATTAATACAAGTATTCTCTTCTGGGTTTCATTGACCATTTCAATGGCCAGTAACTCATCAGCTTGCAGTTCTTATTGGGTGATCTCAGGTCTGGCATTGGTACTGGGAGCCATTGTTCACCAAGCTGACGCAAGGGCATTCCTCGTCTTCGGTGATTCACTAGTCGATAGTGGCAACAACAACTACCTGGCAACAACTGCACGAGCCGATTCATACCCTTATGGGATCGATTATCCAACACATCAAGCGACCGGCCGATTCTCTAATGGCCTGAACATTCCTGACCTTATCAGTTAAGTTTCCAAATACATATCGATATTATATGGCATGATTTACATTTCCTTGTTACCTAGCTCATTTGTCTATACAAATGTCCAAAATCACAAATAATCACACGCACACTAACATGTTCTCTGGATATCTTAGTCTCACTAAGAATCATTAAATGCATTTGTCAGGTGAGCAAATTGGCTCAGAATCCCCGTTGCCTTACCTGAGTCCAGAGCTTAGAGGACAAAAACTACTTGTTGGTGCCAACTTTGCTTCGGCTGGAATCGGAATCCTTAATGACACTGGAATTCAGTTTGTAAGCAACCTTCCTGTCTAATTTCTCAATGACTTGCTTCCAGTAACATATATCCGAACAGCTGATCTAATATGTGGCCTTAAATGCAACAATATCAGTTAAATATAATAAGAATGCATAGACAACTGGAGTATTTCCAACAATATCAGCAACGAGTTGGTGCGCTTATCGGAGCCGAGAAGGCCAAGCGACTCGTCAATCAATCACTTATCCTGCTCACCGTTGGTGGGAATGATTTTGTCAACAACTATTACTTGGTTCCTTATTCTGCAAGGTCTCGCCAATATGATTTGCCAGATTATGTCAAGCATCTCATTTCAGAGTACAAGAAACTATTGATGGTAATTCCTCTTTTCTCATTTAAAGTTTCTTgtaatactaaattaaaaaataaattagacaaTGTTACTATCCAATTAGAAGAACCAGCTGGTAGCTTATAAGCATAAGGTTAATCTCTCtccttaataattattttttcaagacaaaACTTGTTATGTAGCTTTAGTGGGATAATATCTTGGAGGgtctataatataataatgtacACATATCATTATTAACtttgtttatgaaaatactAGGCAAGTGTGATTACTCATAACTCTTGTATGAGGgtataatgatattattatccTACCAATAGCGGAGGGAGGGGGGCTGGTAGGGGCTCCGATCcctacaaaacaagaaaatattttttccaaccatttccttataaatatttataattttagtaaaaataactgaaattttaaccttgttaaaataatttttttaatttgtcccctctaattttttattcttgctcCGCCTATGTATCCCACATCGGCTAAGAAACAAGATTTTAGTTATTTACAAGTACAAGGTTCATTCTCTATATTCAAGATACATCTTTTTAGGACAAAACTACTATATGATTCAAATGAAATAGTACTTTTTAGGAGGCTTGCTATGTATGTGGATAAACATCATCAACAAGAATAGTATTATCGATCACCGAAGATTGTGAGTTCTTGAGTAAactctaatttaaaaataacatgaactatatatcCCCATTTCGATCATTACTGCAGAGGCTGTATAATCTCGGAGCACGTCGAGTTCTTGTGACTGGTACTGGACCGCTGGGTTGTGTTCCAGCAGAGTTGGCCACGAGGAGCACAAATGGTGGCTGCTCAGCGGAACTACAGAGAGCGGCTGCCTTGTATAACCCTCAACTTGAGAGCATGATAATTGATGTCAACAGAAAAATCGGCAGTGATGTGTTTATTGCTGCAAATACCCACCAAATGCACGCAGATTTTGTCAGTAATCCTCAAGCATATGGTACGCAATATATTCCAAGTAGACAGTTCACTTCATTATTGAGGATACAGTACTATATGCTCATTGTgagatataacaaaaaaaaatcaattttttggttTGGCAGGATTTACTACATCAAAGATAGCATGTTGTGGACAAGGGCCATACAATGGCCTAGGACTGTGCACACTGTTGTCAAACTTGTGCCCTAACCGTGAGCTTTATGCATTCTGGGATCCATTCCATCCATCAGAAAA
This window of the Populus trichocarpa isolate Nisqually-1 chromosome 13, P.trichocarpa_v4.1, whole genome shotgun sequence genome carries:
- the LOC7487723 gene encoding GDSL esterase/lipase At5g33370, with amino-acid sequence MQVHPVSFIHIQRSLSINTSILFWVSLTISMASNSSACSSYWVISGLALVLGAIVHQADARAFLVFGDSLVDSGNNNYLATTARADSYPYGIDYPTHQATGRFSNGLNIPDLISEQIGSESPLPYLSPELRGQKLLVGANFASAGIGILNDTGIQFLNIIRMHRQLEYFQQYQQRVGALIGAEKAKRLVNQSLILLTVGGNDFVNNYYLVPYSARSRQYDLPDYVKHLISEYKKLLMRLYNLGARRVLVTGTGPLGCVPAELATRSTNGGCSAELQRAAALYNPQLESMIIDVNRKIGSDVFIAANTHQMHADFVSNPQAYGFTTSKIACCGQGPYNGLGLCTLLSNLCPNRELYAFWDPFHPSEKANKIIVQQIMTGSTRYMKPMNLSTIMALDSRT